One window of the bacterium genome contains the following:
- a CDS encoding ABC transporter permease: PRSIDPPLIAIAAEPPPPGAPPPRAQSPALLFVPGLLFMALLFMAQGIAREFWDELEQRTLHRSLMTPGGAAPFLLGKLVTGALLMLAVVAIALALGLAAYDLPGAVYLPALVWATLAGVAFLALFSLLTLAMPSARAANMIGMGLLFPLMMIGGSFFPLEAMPRWMAAIGALTPNGWALQRLKGILSGELAAIPFAVGLAAMLAVTAALTALNTQRLRSRFGKG; encoded by the coding sequence CCGCGCAGCATCGACCCGCCCCTGATCGCGATCGCCGCCGAGCCGCCCCCGCCGGGCGCGCCGCCGCCCCGCGCGCAGTCTCCGGCCCTGCTCTTCGTGCCGGGCTTGCTCTTCATGGCCCTGCTCTTCATGGCCCAGGGCATCGCCCGCGAGTTCTGGGACGAGCTCGAGCAGCGAACCCTGCACCGCAGCCTGATGACGCCAGGCGGCGCCGCGCCCTTCCTGCTCGGCAAGCTCGTCACCGGCGCCCTGCTGATGCTCGCCGTCGTCGCGATCGCGCTCGCGCTCGGGCTCGCGGCCTACGATCTGCCCGGCGCCGTCTACTTGCCGGCGCTCGTCTGGGCGACCCTTGCCGGCGTTGCTTTCCTCGCGCTCTTCTCCCTGCTCACGCTGGCGATGCCCAGCGCGCGCGCCGCCAACATGATCGGCATGGGCCTGCTCTTCCCCCTGATGATGATCGGCGGCAGCTTCTTCCCGCTCGAGGCGATGCCGCGCTGGATGGCCGCCATCGGCGCGCTCACGCCGAACGGCTGGGCCCTGCAGCGGCTGAAGGGAATCCTCAGCGGGGAACTGGCCGCGATTCCCTTCGCCGTTGGCCTGGCCGCCATGCTCGCGGTCACGGCCGCGCTCACGGCTCTGAACACCCAGCGCCTGCGCTCGCGCTTCGGAAAGGGCTAG